A genomic stretch from Flavobacterium humidisoli includes:
- a CDS encoding DUF5683 domain-containing protein, translated as MQNQLLVLFLLLGFTSIFAQGKDRIISNDSLKSETIDPLRPAKAAFYSAVLPGLGQIYNKKYWKLPLVYGAIGTSAYFYIDNQKNYNLYRNEYKNRLEGKKSDSEFLARLSESQLITAQKGYQRNRDLSALFMVGFYVLNIIDANVDAALSQFNVNENLTFKPALNKNEITSENNFGLALNYTF; from the coding sequence ATGCAGAATCAACTTCTTGTTCTTTTTTTACTTCTTGGATTTACTTCAATTTTCGCTCAGGGAAAAGATAGAATTATTTCTAATGATTCCTTAAAATCAGAAACAATCGATCCGCTTCGTCCAGCAAAAGCAGCTTTTTATTCAGCAGTCTTGCCTGGTTTAGGACAGATTTATAATAAAAAATATTGGAAACTCCCGTTGGTATATGGTGCTATTGGTACGAGTGCCTATTTCTACATCGACAATCAGAAGAATTACAATCTTTATAGAAACGAATACAAAAATAGGCTTGAAGGTAAAAAAAGCGATTCTGAATTTTTAGCAAGATTAAGCGAAAGCCAGTTGATTACAGCTCAAAAAGGCTATCAAAGAAATAGAGATTTATCTGCTTTGTTTATGGTGGGTTTTTATGTCTTAAACATTATAGATGCCAACGTTGATGCTGCTTTATCTCAGTTTAATGTAAATGAGAATTTAACTTTTAAACCCGCATTAAATAAAAACGAAATCACATCGGAGAATAATTTCGGACTTGCTCTGAATTATACATTTTAA